The Christensenella timonensis DNA segment AACGGCACGCCAATCGTTGCTGGCCTTTCTTTGCTTTGTTACTAATGTAAACGAACCAGCCTGTCCTAAACAACCTTATTAATCGGTTTTCCCTTCTTTATTACCCGCTTCTTTTGCGCGGATCTTATCCCTTAGTTCTGCGGCTTTTTCAAAATCTTCTGCCTCAATCGCCGCTTGGAGCTGCGCCTTCAAATCATCGGCCTTTTTTGTCGCCTGTTCTTTTGTGTCTGCAGGTTCCGGCTTACCGAGGTTGATTTCCGGCAATTCGATCCCGCCCACAAGCGGGCCGCCGACGTCATCAAATTCCATACTGCGCCGATCCCGCGGCGCTGCCGAAACGCCTCCTAACAGGCTGCCCATACCAAACATATTGCTAAGCCTGCCGGAACCGCGCTTCAATAAGCTCGTTTCAAACAAATCCCCAAAAAAACTTTCCGGTGAGAACGCATTCATCAAGCCCGGCTCTTTGCTCGCACACTCGCTGCACAGGTTCCGTTCCGTAGTGACGCCGTTCACACTCTGCTGTATATGTACATTCGCTTCCCTTTGTTTACATTTATCACATAACATATCAATCGTCCTCCTTTAAAAGTGTTGATATCAAAATTTCCCTTAAAATACATGACCGTAGTTCATTCCTTATTTCACCCGGTACACATAGCGCCTTATCCGATATTGCCGCCAGGATCAGGTTTTTCGACTTTTTATCGATCAGTCCCGTTTCCCGCATGCCTTCCACAAGCTCTGCCGCCTGGCGCATGCCTATGCCTCCCTGCAGCTTTTCATCGATGATATCGCTGATATACTCGCTTTCATCCACATCGAGCTGGATGACACGGATATAGCCGCCTCCGCCCCGCCTTGACTGCGTAATGTAACCCCGGTTTGGGGAAAACCTTGTAGTCAGGACGTAATTGATCTGGGAGGGCGCGCAATGAAAACGCTGCGCAAGCTCATTGCGCTGCAGCTCCGCCATTCCTTCGTCCTCCATCAATAGTTCCTTGATGAAATCCTCAATATGATCGCTCAATACCGACATATTCGCGCCTCCTTTCTTTGACTTTCTTTGACCTTCATATTTATTATAACCGAAATTTTTTTATTGTAAACAGTTTCTTTAAAAATTATTTAATGAATTTCAAGAAATTTTAGCGGCGGCGTCCCCTTGACTTTTGCCGCTTGGTAATCATCTTTAAGCGCCTTAAGAAAGGACTGGAGCTGCCCTTTGCTTAAGCTTTCCTCCGCAAAGGAGATCACCAGCTCAAACTGGCTGCGGGCACTTACCGGCCGTGTCGCGCAGCCGTTTTGTTCAGCATACCGGTAGAGCTCAAAATACCATGTGAACGGCTGCATCACTTGTTTTGTCACAAAATCAAACGCGCGCCGCATCCTGCCGGTATTGTAGTATCGATCTACAAGCCCTGCGATCCCGCGCAAAAGCAGCAACTCTTCCGCCTGCATATCTGCGGTTTTCAATACTTCATACGGCGGATAGCTGCGGGCGGCGATGCCATACTCCCCCGCCCTTTTCCGCAGGCTCGTTCCTTTGAGCAGCTTCAAAAAGCCAAGTTGGAGCGCATCGGGATAGAGCGTATATACCTCGTTGAACGAACGTTCAAAACTCTGCATATCTTCGCATGGAAGCCCTGCGATCAAGTCGAGGTGCAAATGGATATTTCCGCCCAGCATAACGGAACGCGCGTTGTTTTTCAGTCGCTTGATATCTGTTTTGCGGATCACCGCGCAAAGCGTGTC contains these protein-coding regions:
- a CDS encoding UvrB/UvrC motif-containing protein; translation: MLCDKCKQREANVHIQQSVNGVTTERNLCSECASKEPGLMNAFSPESFFGDLFETSLLKRGSGRLSNMFGMGSLLGGVSAAPRDRRSMEFDDVGGPLVGGIELPEINLGKPEPADTKEQATKKADDLKAQLQAAIEAEDFEKAAELRDKIRAKEAGNKEGKTD
- a CDS encoding CtsR family transcriptional regulator, whose protein sequence is MSVLSDHIEDFIKELLMEDEGMAELQRNELAQRFHCAPSQINYVLTTRFSPNRGYITQSRRGGGGYIRVIQLDVDESEYISDIIDEKLQGGIGMRQAAELVEGMRETGLIDKKSKNLILAAISDKALCVPGEIRNELRSCILREILISTLLKEDD